A region of Streptomyces sp. WMMC500 DNA encodes the following proteins:
- a CDS encoding MFS transporter, whose translation MTRPLVPRAYRPVLAHPRLRRLLPAFVASDFGGGMSMVAVAWLAIVIAPDGSEGLLVGAALAAYALPGAAGVLLLGRWLRKLPARRLLMANCALRGTLLGCVPLAWGVGVLDPVTYVVLLGCSSVLTAWGNAGKFTLVGELLPEQHRLAANALLGASMSTSIVAGPAVAGFLATAVSPAWIVGLDALTYLLLAVQTARLGPGAEESPEAPRKPPAGRGLRLLARQRELLAILILTWLFFALYGPVEVALPLYVTGELDGDAGLLGLFWTAFGVGAVVGGLTVGALRRLPLWPVTLGIVAGWGATLLLPYGLGAGTAGAMACFALGGAVYGPYPALSFTLFQNRTPEGWLTTVLAARGAVLLTSTPVGAALGGPLVAAVGPRAVLAGSGAATVGVAVVGAGVWLASRGARPVAAGAAGGEAGGAGGGKGAGAAAGDAAGDSP comes from the coding sequence GTGACCCGTCCCCTCGTCCCGCGCGCCTACCGGCCCGTGCTCGCGCACCCGCGGCTGCGCCGGCTGCTGCCCGCCTTCGTGGCCTCGGACTTCGGCGGCGGCATGAGCATGGTCGCGGTGGCGTGGCTGGCGATCGTCATCGCCCCGGACGGCAGCGAGGGCCTGCTCGTCGGGGCCGCGCTCGCCGCGTACGCGCTGCCCGGGGCGGCGGGCGTGCTGCTGCTCGGGCGGTGGCTGCGGAAGCTGCCCGCGCGCCGGCTGCTCATGGCCAACTGCGCGCTGCGCGGCACCCTGTTGGGCTGCGTGCCGCTGGCCTGGGGCGTCGGAGTCCTGGATCCCGTGACGTACGTCGTGCTGCTCGGCTGCTCGTCGGTGCTGACCGCGTGGGGCAACGCGGGGAAGTTCACGCTGGTCGGCGAGCTGCTGCCGGAGCAGCACCGACTGGCCGCCAACGCCCTTCTCGGCGCGAGCATGTCCACGAGCATCGTCGCCGGCCCGGCCGTGGCCGGGTTCCTCGCCACGGCCGTCAGCCCGGCGTGGATCGTCGGCCTGGACGCGCTGACGTACCTGCTGCTCGCCGTGCAGACGGCGCGGCTGGGGCCCGGCGCCGAGGAGTCCCCGGAGGCGCCCCGCAAGCCCCCCGCCGGTCGCGGGCTGCGGCTGCTGGCCAGGCAGCGTGAACTGCTCGCGATCCTCATCCTCACCTGGCTGTTCTTCGCCCTCTACGGCCCCGTCGAGGTCGCCCTTCCGCTGTACGTCACCGGGGAGCTCGACGGCGACGCCGGGCTCCTCGGCCTGTTCTGGACCGCCTTCGGCGTCGGCGCGGTCGTCGGCGGGCTGACCGTCGGCGCGCTGCGGCGGCTGCCGCTGTGGCCGGTGACGCTCGGCATCGTCGCGGGCTGGGGTGCGACGCTGCTGCTGCCGTACGGGCTCGGGGCCGGGACCGCGGGTGCGATGGCCTGCTTCGCGCTGGGCGGCGCGGTGTACGGCCCGTACCCGGCGCTGTCGTTCACCCTCTTCCAGAACCGCACCCCCGAGGGGTGGCTGACCACGGTGCTCGCGGCGCGCGGCGCGGTGCTGCTCACGTCGACGCCGGTCGGGGCGGCGCTCGGGGGGCCGCTGGTCGCGGCGGTCGGGCCGCGGGCGGTGCTGGCGGGGTCGGGGGCGGCGACGGTGGGGGTGGCGGTGGTGGGCGCGGGGGTGTGGCTGGCGTCGCGGGGGGCGCGGCCGGTGGCGGCGGGGGCCGCGGGGGGAGAGGCGGGCGGGGCCGGAGGCGGGAAGGGGGCCGGCGCCGCGGCCGGAGACGCCGCCGGCGACTCGCCCTGA
- a CDS encoding MFS transporter, whose protein sequence is MATVAAGTFTVVTSEMLPVGLLTPLSGSLYVSEGTAGLTLTVTGLIAAFSAPLVTAAVGRLDRRLVLCSLMALLAAASALAAWSPDFAVMMAARVLVGVALGGVWSLAGGLGVRLVPSRSVGAATSLIFSGVAVASVVGVPAGAYVGELLGWRAAFLAVGGLALLVTAAMAVLLPPLPAEEAVALGGVLRLVGNARVATGLAVVFLLVTGHFAAYTYVRPILEDLAGVGASLIGALLLAYGIAGIAGNFAAGARVGRRLRGTVLVIGGTLAAAMLLVPPAGLSVAGAAVLLVVWGLAYGGVSVSTQTWLGLAAPRAREGATSLFVAVFNGAIALGAFTGGRMVDGFGTRSVLWLGGALALGALAVTLLGRVPAPHTGAAAP, encoded by the coding sequence GTGGCGACCGTGGCGGCCGGCACCTTCACCGTGGTCACGTCCGAGATGCTGCCGGTCGGTCTGCTCACACCCCTCAGCGGTTCGCTGTACGTCAGCGAAGGTACGGCCGGACTGACGCTCACCGTCACCGGCCTGATCGCCGCCTTCTCCGCCCCGCTCGTCACCGCCGCGGTCGGCCGGCTCGACCGGCGCCTCGTCCTCTGCTCCCTGATGGCGCTCCTGGCCGCCGCCAGCGCGCTCGCCGCCTGGTCGCCGGACTTCGCGGTCATGATGGCGGCCCGCGTGCTCGTCGGCGTCGCGCTCGGGGGCGTGTGGTCCCTCGCCGGCGGGCTGGGGGTGCGGCTGGTGCCGTCCCGGTCCGTCGGGGCGGCGACCTCCCTGATCTTCAGCGGCGTCGCCGTCGCCTCGGTCGTCGGCGTACCTGCCGGTGCGTACGTCGGTGAACTCCTCGGCTGGCGCGCCGCGTTCCTCGCCGTCGGCGGGCTGGCGCTGCTCGTGACCGCGGCCATGGCCGTGCTGCTGCCGCCGCTGCCCGCCGAGGAGGCGGTCGCGCTCGGCGGGGTGCTGCGGCTGGTCGGCAACGCCCGGGTGGCCACCGGGCTCGCCGTGGTGTTCCTGCTGGTGACGGGCCACTTCGCCGCATACACCTATGTACGCCCCATCCTGGAGGACCTCGCGGGCGTCGGGGCGTCGCTGATCGGCGCCCTCCTCCTGGCGTACGGAATCGCCGGTATCGCCGGCAACTTCGCCGCCGGCGCCCGCGTGGGCCGGCGGCTGCGCGGCACCGTGCTGGTGATCGGCGGCACGCTCGCCGCCGCCATGCTGCTCGTGCCGCCGGCCGGGCTGTCGGTGGCGGGTGCGGCGGTCCTGTTGGTCGTGTGGGGGCTGGCCTACGGCGGTGTGTCGGTGAGTACGCAGACCTGGCTGGGCCTTGCCGCGCCGCGGGCCCGGGAGGGCGCGACGTCGCTGTTCGTGGCCGTGTTCAACGGGGCCATCGCCCTGGGGGCGTTCACGGGCGGCCGGATGGTGGACGGGTTCGGCACGCGGTCGGTGCTGTGGCTGGGCGGTGCGCTGGCGCTGGGCGCGCTCGCAGTGACCCTGCTCGGGCGCGTACCCGCGCCGCACACCGGGGCCGCCGCCCCGTGA
- a CDS encoding LysR family transcriptional regulator produces MAITGEGASGGGQAASGRVEIRELECFLILAEELHFGRTGERLYVSQGRVSQLIRALEHRVGARLVDRTSRRVRLTPLGEDFLADLRPAYAAVRAAVDDARAAALGIGGPLRIGFQGVVGYGFMDVVAEFEDRHPGCTTRITELPLCDPFGALQRDEVDTAVVLLPMAEPTLVLGPVFSVQPQYVAASRRHPFAARAELRAEDLATTPLIGVTAPAPPYWREAQAPTHTPSGTPVPRGPAVGTLQEGLSLVAANRGVMLLCRPTAEHHPRGDVVYVPVRGLRDSALGLVWRGDGENARTRAFAEAVRGAVGG; encoded by the coding sequence ATGGCGATCACGGGCGAGGGGGCAAGCGGCGGTGGTCAGGCGGCCTCGGGCAGGGTGGAGATCCGCGAGCTGGAGTGCTTCCTGATCCTCGCGGAGGAGCTGCACTTCGGACGTACCGGCGAACGACTTTATGTATCCCAGGGCCGGGTCAGTCAGCTCATCCGCGCGCTGGAACACCGCGTCGGCGCGCGCCTGGTGGACCGCACCAGCCGCCGGGTCCGGCTCACCCCGCTCGGCGAGGACTTCCTCGCCGACCTCCGCCCGGCGTACGCGGCGGTGCGGGCGGCGGTCGACGACGCCCGGGCGGCGGCGCTGGGGATCGGCGGGCCGCTGCGCATCGGGTTTCAGGGGGTGGTGGGGTACGGATTCATGGACGTGGTCGCGGAGTTCGAGGACCGGCACCCGGGGTGCACCACCCGGATCACCGAACTCCCGCTCTGCGATCCCTTCGGGGCGCTGCAGCGCGACGAGGTGGACACGGCGGTGGTGCTGCTGCCGATGGCGGAGCCGACGCTGGTGCTGGGCCCGGTGTTCTCCGTCCAGCCGCAGTACGTGGCCGCCTCCCGCCGCCACCCCTTCGCCGCCCGTGCGGAGTTGCGGGCCGAGGACCTGGCCACGACCCCGCTGATCGGCGTGACCGCACCGGCCCCGCCCTACTGGCGCGAGGCCCAGGCCCCGACGCACACCCCGTCGGGCACGCCGGTCCCGCGGGGGCCGGCGGTGGGCACGCTGCAGGAGGGCTTGTCGCTGGTGGCGGCGAACCGGGGGGTGATGCTGCTGTGCCGCCCGACGGCGGAGCACCACCCGCGGGGGGATGTGGTGTACGTGCCGGTGAGGGGGCTGCGGGACTCGGCGCTGGGGCTGGTGTGGCGGGGGGACGGGGAGAACGCGCGAACCCGGGCGTTCGCGGAGGCGGTGAGGGGGGCGGTGGGTGGCTGA
- a CDS encoding beta-N-acetylhexosaminidase, whose product MIIPTPSRSSPRPGSYALGPDTPLHVADPALAPVARVLREQLLPGTGCTLPPGRGGIELTLDEELTAGDGGGGVDGDVGVGAGAEAYRLTVSPDGIRIAAGGPAGAFYGVQTLRQLLPPHTLRRTALDEGPWDVGCVEIEDRPRFAWRGVLLDVARHFFTKRDVLRVLDQMALHKLNVLHFHLTDDQGWRLEIKRYPRLTEIGSWRTESKPGWNETGDGRPHGGYYTHDDIREIVAYAAARHILVVPEVDVPGHTQAAIAAYPELGNTGERLEVETGWGVKSNILNVSDGTLDFVRHVFDEVIELFPSPIICVGGDECPKDQWKASPAAQARMAELGLRNEDELQSWFIRRVSDHLEARGRQLLGWDEILEGGLPPAATIVSWRDNHGAVRAARDGHQVITSPARQVYLDYRASDAPEEPVPVGTVLPVEEVYAFEPVPEELRGTPAADLVIGAQCGLWTEAIDNVRALDYQAFPRMSAFAETVWCAPERDEAGFARRLTHHLGRLEALGVEYRRPEGPRPWERRPGVRGRPVTMEEYLAEVEADTRNIR is encoded by the coding sequence TTGATCATCCCCACGCCGTCGCGCAGCTCCCCCCGCCCCGGTTCGTACGCCCTGGGCCCGGACACCCCGCTGCACGTCGCCGATCCGGCGCTCGCCCCGGTCGCCCGCGTCCTGCGCGAACAGCTCCTGCCGGGCACGGGGTGCACCCTGCCGCCGGGGCGGGGCGGGATAGAGCTGACGCTGGACGAGGAACTGACCGCTGGGGACGGGGGCGGGGGCGTGGACGGGGACGTGGGCGTGGGCGCAGGGGCCGAGGCGTACCGCCTGACGGTCAGCCCGGACGGCATCCGCATCGCCGCCGGCGGCCCGGCCGGCGCCTTCTACGGCGTGCAGACGCTGCGCCAGCTCCTGCCGCCGCACACCCTGCGCCGTACCGCGCTCGACGAGGGCCCGTGGGACGTCGGCTGCGTCGAGATCGAGGACCGGCCGCGGTTCGCGTGGCGGGGCGTCCTGCTGGACGTGGCCAGGCACTTCTTCACCAAGAGGGACGTGCTGCGCGTGCTGGACCAGATGGCCCTGCACAAGCTGAACGTGCTCCACTTCCACCTCACCGACGACCAGGGCTGGCGCCTGGAGATCAAGCGCTACCCGCGGCTGACGGAGATCGGCTCCTGGCGCACCGAGTCGAAGCCCGGCTGGAACGAGACGGGCGACGGCCGGCCGCACGGCGGCTACTACACGCACGACGACATCCGCGAGATCGTCGCGTACGCGGCGGCGAGGCACATCCTGGTCGTCCCGGAGGTCGACGTGCCGGGGCACACACAGGCCGCCATCGCGGCGTACCCCGAACTGGGCAACACCGGGGAGCGGTTGGAGGTGGAGACCGGCTGGGGTGTGAAGTCGAACATCCTCAACGTCTCCGACGGGACGCTGGACTTCGTACGGCACGTCTTCGACGAGGTGATCGAGCTGTTCCCCAGCCCGATCATCTGCGTCGGCGGCGACGAGTGCCCGAAGGACCAGTGGAAGGCGAGCCCGGCGGCGCAGGCGCGGATGGCGGAGCTGGGGCTGCGCAACGAGGACGAGCTGCAGAGCTGGTTCATCCGCCGGGTGTCGGACCATCTGGAGGCGCGCGGACGGCAGTTGCTCGGCTGGGACGAGATCCTGGAGGGCGGCCTGCCGCCCGCCGCGACGATCGTGTCGTGGCGCGACAACCACGGCGCGGTCCGGGCGGCCCGCGACGGCCACCAGGTGATCACCAGCCCGGCCCGCCAGGTCTACCTCGACTACCGCGCCTCGGACGCCCCGGAAGAACCGGTCCCGGTGGGCACAGTGCTTCCGGTGGAGGAGGTCTACGCCTTCGAACCGGTCCCGGAGGAACTGCGGGGCACGCCGGCGGCGGACCTGGTCATCGGCGCGCAGTGCGGCCTGTGGACGGAGGCGATCGACAACGTCCGGGCCCTGGACTACCAGGCGTTCCCGCGGATGAGCGCGTTCGCGGAGACGGTGTGGTGCGCACCGGAACGGGACGAGGCGGGCTTCGCGCGCCGGTTGACGCACCACTTGGGCCGGCTGGAGGCGCTGGGGGTGGAGTACCGGCGTCCGGAGGGGCCCCGGCCGTGGGAGCGGCGACCGGGGGTGCGGGGGAGGCCGGTGACGATGGAGGAGTACTTGGCGGAGGTGGAGGCGGACACGAGGAACATCAGGTAG
- a CDS encoding ROK family transcriptional regulator — protein MASAAELGGDLSRLRHLNSLAVVDVLRGAEPLTLTAVAERTGLSRPSTKDVVGQLVGLGWVEEMGPAPGTVGRPARRYRFRADAGHVAGIDIGVHSVRAAIADLDGTVHVQTHRTVDPATPVDDRIAAADRAVADCLAAVGLRRTDLWAVGAGTTGVVDRAGTVQYCAGVANWTGVDLADRIGALFPCAVQIDNDSRLAALAERQWGVAKGVDDAVFLHAGRRTGAALVVGGQVHRGFGGVAGEVGMHPVTHWVTAASYLHDCPAVPPGVPKSDAARHTFAAARGGDPVAVAAVERYCDDLALGTSAMVMTLDPELVVLGGAFSRAADVLLPRLRRRLEDVCLRVPELRASALDEECVAVGAIGRAVAHLDGELFGGAAGQIVPLHDLGPGGGERAPGAALSEGAPLAPGSAQRAEPAAETPGHPGAPRHPGVRAQRRDPGGQGTPGPDRAAGGAR, from the coding sequence ATGGCATCGGCAGCGGAGCTGGGCGGGGACCTGTCCCGGCTGCGGCACCTGAACTCGCTCGCGGTCGTGGACGTCCTGCGCGGCGCCGAGCCGCTCACCCTCACCGCCGTGGCCGAGCGCACCGGCCTGTCGCGGCCGTCCACCAAGGACGTCGTCGGCCAACTCGTCGGGCTGGGCTGGGTCGAGGAGATGGGGCCCGCGCCGGGCACCGTCGGCCGGCCCGCGCGGCGGTACCGGTTCCGTGCCGACGCCGGGCACGTGGCCGGCATCGACATCGGCGTGCACAGCGTGCGCGCCGCCATCGCCGACCTCGACGGCACCGTCCACGTCCAGACCCACCGCACCGTCGACCCCGCGACCCCCGTCGACGACCGCATCGCCGCCGCCGACCGGGCCGTCGCCGACTGCCTGGCCGCCGTCGGGCTGCGGCGTACGGACCTGTGGGCCGTCGGCGCGGGCACCACCGGCGTCGTGGACCGCGCCGGGACCGTGCAGTACTGCGCCGGCGTCGCGAACTGGACCGGCGTCGACCTCGCCGACCGCATCGGCGCGCTCTTCCCCTGCGCCGTGCAGATCGACAACGACTCCCGTCTCGCCGCACTCGCCGAGCGCCAGTGGGGCGTGGCCAAAGGCGTCGACGACGCCGTGTTCCTGCACGCCGGCCGGCGCACCGGCGCCGCGCTGGTCGTCGGGGGGCAGGTGCACCGCGGGTTCGGCGGCGTCGCCGGCGAGGTCGGCATGCACCCCGTGACGCACTGGGTCACCGCCGCCTCGTACCTCCACGACTGCCCGGCCGTCCCCCCGGGCGTGCCCAAGAGCGACGCCGCCCGGCACACCTTCGCCGCCGCCCGCGGCGGCGACCCCGTCGCGGTGGCGGCCGTGGAGCGGTACTGCGACGACCTGGCGCTGGGCACGTCGGCGATGGTCATGACCCTCGACCCCGAACTGGTCGTCCTCGGCGGCGCCTTCTCGCGCGCCGCCGACGTGCTGCTGCCGCGGCTGCGGCGCCGGCTGGAGGACGTGTGCCTGCGGGTGCCGGAGCTGCGCGCCTCCGCGCTTGACGAGGAGTGCGTCGCCGTCGGCGCGATCGGGCGGGCCGTGGCCCATCTGGACGGGGAACTGTTCGGCGGTGCCGCCGGGCAGATCGTCCCGCTCCACGACCTCGGCCCCGGCGGCGGCGAGCGCGCCCCCGGCGCGGCCCTCTCCGAAGGCGCCCCCCTCGCCCCCGGCAGCGCCCAGCGCGCCGAGCCGGCGGCAGAAACCCCAGGCCACCCGGGCGCCCCGCGCCACCCGGGCGTGCGGGCCCAGCGGCGCGATCCGGGCGGCCAGGGCACCCCGGGACCTGACCGAGCAGCAGGAGGTGCCCGTTGA
- a CDS encoding ABC transporter permease subunit, whose translation MTSTPRTEATGHPTGRPTAHPVRNEGGAPPTSPALRAGTAPPPAGPLRTLWRRTVPVRWLAPSTLLIAAVIVFPAVYMVGMSFVEINRIGLTDGFAGLENYRNLFAEDELPGVVGNTLLWVVVVVGLTVLLSLALAQFLAKDFFGRRLVRLALIVPWATSLVMTATVWRFIYEGGNGLLNRLLMDLRILDSPVDWYKDPDIAFYSLMAVGIVTSVPFTAYVLLSGLQTIPGELTEAAKIDGAGPWTTWRRVTLPMLRPSLTVALVLNMLHVFNAFALIWVIMGKTAGNHADTSVTFMYKIAFTGRLDTGEAAALGVLNVIAISILIAVLIRLLKGRESAASAGPRPGGEAAEALGRRARLASAAVARGVRPVTGPLAAGWRRVRHVGLPLAGLCVALFFLAPYVAMFLGSLKTDAELFQVPADYLPDEWAWSNYADVWDKIPLASYFRVSLIVALVSTAVVLLIAAPAAFILARTHFRGRGAFLGLVLVSQMFPAVALLIGLYREAVFTGGIHSYWFIIAVNCAFNIAFAIWILHTQFASIPLEIDEAAMLDGLGRFRIMVRMALPLAAPALITVTIFTFIQVWNEFVISLTVFNEPTENRVPLTVGVQQFVGLYETNYQYLFAASLMAIVPAVILFALIERYLVSGLTKGSTK comes from the coding sequence TTGACGTCGACGCCCCGCACCGAGGCGACCGGCCATCCGACCGGCCGTCCGACCGCCCATCCCGTACGGAACGAAGGCGGCGCCCCGCCGACGTCCCCGGCCCTCCGCGCCGGTACCGCCCCGCCGCCCGCCGGCCCGCTGCGCACTCTGTGGCGGCGGACCGTCCCCGTCCGCTGGCTGGCGCCCAGCACCCTGCTCATCGCGGCCGTGATCGTCTTCCCGGCGGTCTACATGGTCGGGATGTCCTTCGTCGAGATCAACCGCATCGGCCTGACCGACGGCTTCGCCGGGCTGGAGAACTACCGCAACCTCTTCGCCGAGGACGAGCTCCCCGGCGTCGTCGGCAACACCCTCCTGTGGGTCGTGGTCGTCGTGGGCCTCACGGTCCTCCTCTCCCTCGCGCTCGCGCAGTTCCTCGCCAAGGACTTCTTCGGCCGCCGCCTCGTCCGGCTCGCGCTGATCGTGCCCTGGGCGACGTCCCTGGTGATGACCGCGACCGTCTGGCGCTTCATCTACGAGGGCGGGAACGGCCTGCTCAACCGGCTGCTGATGGATCTGCGGATCCTCGACTCGCCGGTCGACTGGTACAAGGACCCGGACATCGCCTTCTACTCCCTCATGGCGGTCGGGATCGTCACCTCGGTCCCCTTCACGGCGTACGTCCTGCTCTCCGGCCTCCAGACCATCCCCGGCGAGCTGACGGAGGCGGCGAAGATCGACGGCGCCGGGCCGTGGACCACCTGGCGGCGGGTGACGCTGCCGATGCTGCGGCCCTCGCTGACGGTCGCGCTCGTGCTCAACATGCTGCACGTCTTCAACGCCTTCGCCCTCATCTGGGTGATCATGGGCAAGACGGCCGGCAACCACGCCGACACCTCCGTCACCTTCATGTACAAGATCGCCTTCACCGGCCGGCTCGACACCGGCGAGGCCGCCGCCCTCGGCGTGCTCAACGTGATCGCGATCAGCATCCTCATCGCCGTACTCATCCGGCTGCTCAAGGGCCGCGAGAGCGCCGCGTCCGCCGGGCCGCGCCCGGGCGGCGAGGCCGCCGAGGCGCTCGGCCGCCGCGCGCGGCTCGCCTCGGCCGCCGTCGCCCGCGGCGTACGTCCGGTGACCGGGCCGCTGGCCGCCGGGTGGCGGCGGGTGCGGCACGTCGGGCTGCCGCTCGCGGGGCTCTGCGTCGCGCTGTTCTTCCTCGCGCCGTACGTCGCGATGTTCCTCGGCTCGCTGAAGACCGACGCCGAGCTGTTCCAGGTGCCCGCCGACTACCTGCCGGACGAGTGGGCCTGGTCCAACTACGCCGACGTGTGGGACAAGATCCCGCTGGCGAGCTACTTCAGGGTCAGCCTGATCGTGGCGCTGGTCTCGACGGCCGTGGTGCTGCTGATCGCCGCGCCCGCCGCCTTCATCCTGGCGCGCACCCACTTCCGCGGCCGGGGCGCGTTCCTCGGGCTCGTGCTGGTGTCCCAGATGTTCCCCGCCGTGGCGCTGCTCATCGGCCTGTACCGGGAGGCGGTGTTCACCGGCGGGATCCACAGCTACTGGTTCATCATCGCCGTCAACTGCGCCTTCAACATCGCCTTCGCCATCTGGATCCTGCACACCCAGTTCGCCTCCATACCCCTGGAGATCGACGAGGCGGCGATGCTCGACGGGCTCGGCCGCTTCCGGATCATGGTGCGGATGGCGCTGCCGCTCGCGGCCCCCGCGCTCATCACCGTCACCATCTTCACGTTCATCCAGGTCTGGAACGAGTTCGTCATCTCGCTGACCGTCTTCAACGAGCCCACCGAGAACCGGGTGCCGCTCACCGTCGGCGTCCAGCAGTTCGTGGGCCTGTACGAGACGAACTACCAGTACCTCTTCGCCGCCTCCCTGATGGCGATCGTGCCCGCGGTGATCCTGTTCGCGCTCATCGAGCGGTACCTGGTGAGCGGCCTGACGAAGGGCAGCACGAAATGA
- a CDS encoding extracellular solute-binding protein — translation MPGRRAVLRAGGALASASALAALAACGRPIQAGDPNAIKVVIAQYTDGTQPYWRRLVAKFEALHPGKSVKLQIIDWGNLQTQINTMVQTGQLPDIANLNLFADYADADLLHPAEDVLTPEVRADFLPAFADNASFRGRQYALPFLATVNGMYYNKAILREAGFDGPPATRDQFLDAVDRIKALPGAYVPYGLALGIESGHYEFGTWARAHGGGWTANGRWAIDSDRNVETLGFLQDLGKRGYTQPNPGQTNRPDGTWPLFAQGKAAMVYGAFGARAFLDLIEKGDVDYGLAVHPVAHGAEPVAHGIQDYLMAFRKSGNRELVRDFLSFFYRPGNYVPYLKTEGLLPTTRSAVDVLEDDRRVGRYVGMTGRARFDPTTRPVWAELLGVMGNDLGKAVSQNTAPRKVLREFQSIAVSGG, via the coding sequence ATGCCCGGCAGAAGGGCCGTCCTGCGCGCCGGCGGCGCGCTCGCCTCCGCGTCGGCGCTCGCCGCGCTGGCGGCCTGCGGGCGGCCGATCCAGGCCGGCGACCCGAACGCCATCAAGGTCGTCATCGCGCAGTACACCGACGGCACGCAGCCGTACTGGCGCAGGCTCGTCGCGAAGTTCGAGGCCCTGCACCCCGGCAAGAGCGTCAAGCTGCAGATCATCGACTGGGGCAACCTGCAGACCCAGATCAACACCATGGTGCAGACGGGCCAGTTGCCCGACATCGCCAACCTCAACCTCTTCGCCGACTACGCCGACGCCGACCTGCTACACCCCGCCGAGGACGTCCTCACCCCCGAGGTCCGCGCCGACTTCCTGCCCGCCTTCGCCGACAACGCCTCCTTCCGCGGCCGGCAGTACGCGCTGCCGTTCCTCGCCACCGTCAACGGCATGTACTACAACAAGGCGATCCTCCGCGAGGCCGGCTTCGACGGGCCGCCGGCCACCCGCGACCAGTTCCTCGACGCCGTCGACCGGATCAAGGCGCTGCCCGGCGCGTACGTCCCGTACGGGCTGGCCCTCGGCATCGAGTCCGGGCACTACGAGTTCGGCACCTGGGCCCGCGCCCACGGCGGCGGCTGGACCGCGAACGGCAGGTGGGCCATCGACAGCGATCGCAACGTCGAAACGCTTGGCTTCCTCCAGGACCTCGGCAAGCGCGGCTACACCCAGCCCAACCCCGGCCAGACCAACCGCCCCGACGGCACCTGGCCGCTGTTCGCCCAGGGCAAGGCGGCGATGGTCTACGGCGCCTTCGGCGCACGGGCGTTCCTGGACCTGATCGAGAAGGGCGACGTCGACTACGGGCTGGCCGTGCACCCGGTCGCCCACGGCGCCGAGCCCGTCGCGCACGGGATCCAGGACTACCTGATGGCGTTCAGGAAGTCCGGCAACCGCGAGCTGGTCCGCGACTTCCTCAGCTTCTTCTACCGGCCCGGGAACTACGTGCCGTACCTGAAGACCGAGGGCCTGCTGCCCACGACCCGGTCGGCCGTCGACGTGCTCGAAGACGACCGGCGGGTCGGGCGGTACGTGGGGATGACGGGCCGGGCCCGGTTCGACCCCACCACGCGGCCGGTCTGGGCCGAACTGCTCGGGGTGATGGGCAACGACCTGGGCAAGGCCGTCAGCCAGAACACGGCGCCGCGGAAGGTGCTCCGCGAGTTCCAGTCGATCGCCGTCTCCGGCGGCTGA